The genomic stretch gccttagttaaaaaacacatttcaaaCGATCACACAATGTaaaacgatcatttatattcttctactttcataagtaatacatagttaccgatttttaaaaagtttatttcaattaaaagatttgtcaagatcgcttaccttctttctaatgctaaaaaaacgaactataaggctTGCGCAAACCGTCGGAGCGCAACTCATTAAATCTACCtatcaatgtatattttgtctTATTTCAACTACATTAAAGGTATTCTGtacgtactttttagtactatataatatatttatcaaGGTTGCGGATTGAAGGTTGTATACGGAGAAAGTAAAGTATAAACACGTGTAGTAAGTAAAAGATTCGTTTAATGACTAAAGCATCGCGGGCGCAGCCGCGGTTATCAAGTTACAGTATTCCTGTTTCGACTTTCGTAATTTGTAATGGTTaattgtcaattgcaattaacgttcggccaataCTGTACTCTGGTATGCGCCGGAGTCTCCCGAATGCGCTAGGGTAGTAGGGCTCGGTATCGCGATGAATTTTCCCATGTCGGTGTACGCTGCTCGTAGGAAATCTTCGATTATCTTCGCTGCGCTTCGCCTGTTCGCGCAGGTAGGCCTTTATGTTTAGGAGAATCCACCTAGAATGAACTATTTCGCGATAAAAAAAACTTGAAACTTGACTTGAGACTTGACTTTTTAATTAAGAAAGGTACCTACgttgagatggtttggacaTGTGGAAAGAATGACTGAAAGAAGGCTAATAAAGAGAGTGTATAAGATAAGGGGGAAGTGCAaatgggagttggaaggggtagacctcggcggactttatctgatcagatcggggaaatcctgaagaaaggccggccggaatgttatgaaagtgaaggaagcgaaatatataatgtcaggatcgtagcaagtggaaatccgtggtcccTGCccacccctccgggaaataggcgtgattataggCATGTGTGTAAAATAAACGTTTCTCCCATTTGTAGAAACACGATCGCCATTTTGAACTTTTGACTTACTGGACCGGTTGCACATTTGTTTCAACAGGATGGCGACGAGTGGGGCAACGAGGACGGCACGGCGGCCGGCGAGCTGCACGAGCAGGCCAAAGCGACGGAGCCCGAGGAAATAGGGGACATGCTCGAACCGCCCACCAAGGTATACATAACATAACACTCTTGGTAATTATCTGTGGTTACCACCAACGATAaaagggtatttgactgtatacATTATTTGACACCATGCATTAAAAGGACATCGGGACTTAGAAAAGACTAGTTTGAGTTTTGGCACAATCACACTGGGTCATTTGCCTGGGAACATCATATTACATTCGACGTTATTACGATCATAGATGTGTTTAACGATTTTCGTACGTCGTTTCATTTTTAACACCTCAGCATTAGTGTACAATCGCAAttagatatattggagcggccgaggtgctccaaaatatctaaacactcaatttaacgccttgacaatagaggcgtgttcagatatttgtgagcacctcggccgccccgatgtatctgatggcgactgtaccttacGTCGTCCCAATAAAGCTGTTGAAAACAATCCAAATTTAACGATCGCATTTTGTTAAAGTCAGGTTGAAAACAATCCAAATTTAACAATCGCATTTTGTTAAAGTCAGGTTGAAATCAATCCAAATTTAACAATCGCATTTTGAGTCTGGTTGAAATCAATCCAAATTTAACAATCGAATTTTGTTAAAGTCAGGTTGAAAACAATCCAAATTTAACGATCGCATTTTGTTAGTCAGGTTGAAAACAATCCAAATTTAACAATCGCATTTTGATGGTTATGTAGTAGCAAGTCTTTTTTTGCAGGTCGCGAAAATCTTCATACCCTACGCCATGAGAGCCAAAAAAGTCGACATGAAGCAACTAAAGAACTGTACATGGAAGATGTTGACAGAGAACTCACCAGGGGACCAAGAAGACGTCACAGAAACCACATTTGCCACAATCTACAAGAATCTACCGAATAAACTATCCACCAACATGAGAGAGTCGCTCAGTGTGCCGCTGGCCTTATTATCCGTGCTACATTTGGCCAATGAAAAAGGTTTGATATTGAAGAAACGGGAGGACTTGAAAGACTTCGATATTGTAGGTCTGATAAAAAAGTGAAGTATATTGTGTATGCCTAATGTGTCATTCATTTGTACATAGACttgcatttttaatattttttaaggtCTTACTAAGTTTTCTAGGTAATGCAAATAccctattttttgtttttttaaaacaattcaattaattaattataatggaacattgtatattttataattgatttaacgtattttttttacGGTATTTTGTCGATTTTCAATAAGGACTCTAATATCCTTTTGTTTTACTAGTACAATAAGCTGGTCTCgttgtaaataaaatactatgatttatacaaaactttgtttatttatttttaaaacagtaAACAATTGGAGAAATAAACATTTCACAAACGTAACTTATTTGAGTTATTTGTGAGTAACTGTTCTGCTGCATATTGGAGCTGCAATATAGATACATTTATTAGCTTTTTGAATATTATGTAATTACAGAGGCACAACACATACTGTTCCTTATTGCTAATCATATTGCTTACTATGTGTACGAAATCTggagtgtgtactgtctcttccgaaaatcgttttttccatattgatatttttgtcattcgcaatttttaccattttactttTTCTCGATAGCATCCTTTTCCGGAAGcatttctaaccattcgcataatttggatatatgtattattattataatatacgagagactaactaaaaaataatttctttttgtaaatcaaTATCGTGCAATATAATTAGTCGGTTCTGGCGCACTGTTTTGCTCGCAGTTCACCTaacacactcctcctcgcttagctcgtcgtcgcacctatctattCCGTGattgtaaacaaataaaatatagtgggaaattatgcgaatggttagaaaacctattagaaaattaagatattggaaaattaaaataatgggaaaatatgcgaatggttaaatATGATTTCGGAAAAGGATGTGATTGAGAAaaagtaaaatggtaaaaattgcgaatgccaaaaatatcaatatggaaaaaacgattttcggaagagacagtacacactcgAAAAGTGTATGGTAACACGATGTGACAAATTTAAACAATGAACATATTTTAATCGTATTCCTACCTAACTTAGTAAACACTAAACAACGTCGAACGTAGAAAAATACGAGTATTTACAATGTCACAGTATCAAACTTCAAAGTCTTCAAACGTTACGTAAATGCTATGACTTAAGAAACGGAAAACAAACAGATAAAAAATTACTGGGACTTAACGGattgtaaataaacaaaaaaagttgTCTTTTACACTTGAAAGTAACAAatcaataaaaattttaataaacacgTTACATAAGTAATCAAGTAAACGTCTTAAATCTAGGATAACAAATTTAATAAAGTATCAAAATGTTTAGAGAGATTATctaaaactacaaaagataAGGCTATTCAGTCTAGTCTCTGGAAGTTTCGATTTAACACGGAAACTGTACGTGGTGACTGATGGAAGTCAATTTATACGCCTACAATAAATAATCTACTACAAAAACCTTCTCTAGACACTTTAATACAATTTTCACTGAAGCAGACATATAAAGTAAATCCCTTCCTAAGTATCTATCACAATCAGGCATCGCTtattaatattacaattaaagAATGAGATTTTTATCGTACAagacttaatttaaaaatatatctgTTAATCAATATCGATAGTTTTAATTTCTTCCACTTTACTGACGTCATTTGATTTAACGCTAGTTTCATTGTTCTCTTTTGATTCATTTTCGAGTTCGATTGTTTTTCCTACTTCTACATCTGATACCAATTTTTTAGTTTTGACTTCCGATATTGTTTCTCCAACATCTGATTCTAATTTGGTTGATTCATTACTGGATTCCTTCATTGGGGATCCGTCTTTGGTGCCATCACTGCTTGTGTAGCCAGTATCTGTATTTATGGAATCCTTAGAATTGTCTCTTTCTGGAGTTTTTATAGTTCCATTGGAGCTCTCCAGGGTTGATGATGAAGTGTCCTGTTTAGGAGACTCTAGTTGTTCCGCTTTATGATCACCAGAGTCATTTAAGCTGTCCGGGTTGGCTTCAAATGATTTGTTTTCAATTACGGTGTGATTACTTTCTAAGCTTTCGTCCAGATCTGGATGCGACGAGTCCAGCTCGTTGGCATCCTCAAATTTATCTTCATCCTCAGTCTCTTTTTCGGTATAAACTTCGGTTTGCTGTTCATTATTACCTACTAATACTGATTCGGCAACTTCCTTTTCGCCCGTTTTAGGTGAGTCTACTTCTTCCAGTGTTTCAACAGGTTTTTCTACTTCAGAAGGCTTTACAACTGATTCGGGTAAGTCTTCTTCCTCCAGAGTTTTAACAGCTTCCTCTACTTCTGAAGGCTCTATAACTGATTGGCTTGGTACTTTATCTTCTTTTTCAGTTTCCGAGGGTACATTCTCAGAACCAGTTTCTACCGTCTCTGTAACTGATTGGGTCGATTCTTTATCCTCTTGTTCAATTTCCAATGAGGTTACATTCTCAGAACCAGTTTCTACAGTCTCCTTAGGTTGATCATCCGTTTCGGCCAAGGCCGTCTCCTCCTCCGGAACATGAGCACTTTCTGGAGTTACAGTTTCAGGTACGGTTTCCGCCTTTTCCGGTTCTCTCTCACTGGGTCTCGAGGCGAATAGGATAGTACTAACATCCTCCCCATTAAGGATGAGTTTGACGAGCGCCGGCTCCGAAGTGCTGTCTAGGAATTCTATGTGGAATGTCGCGTCGTTAGCCATGAGCTCGTCGAGCTTGTTCCTCGCGGCGTCGTCGTCGGCGGCCCCGTCGGGTACGGCCAGCCGGCAGCACTTGGCGAGGGGCTCGATCGTCGCTACGTCCTCGGGCAGTCGCCGGAACTCCTGGCATTTAGCTTTGTTGCCGTAGTCCAGGAACTGGACGTGGTAGCTCGCGTCGCAGAATTCTAGAATTTTTCCGCGATACCACTGCTCGTCCTCGGCCCAGTAGGCGGCGCAGATCGAGCCGACCTTCAGCTCCGGCGCCGACTCGAACTCGTCCACGTCGACCATCCTCTCGGTCACCTTGTCGAGGTCCGCGGTCTTGTCGTCGAGGTGGACGTAGAACTCGTCCAGCGCGTGTACGTAGCACAGCTTGCCCTCGCTGCGCAGGTCCTGGCCCACGGGCTTCGGACGCTCGGCCGGCGGCTGCTCCTCGCAGAGCCCCACCAGCTCCTCCGTCACCGACTTGCCCTCCAGGTACAGCTCCACGATGGAGATGTCGCCGGACGCGATAAACTGCACGTTGAAGATGGTGCGGCCCTCGGCGGCCAGCTCGTTGAACTTGACCTCGGACTTCCTCGACCAGAACTTGATGTCCCTTGGCTTCTGGAGAGCGCACTTGCGCGACAGCGCCGGCTTCAGCTTCAGCTCGTCCGGGAGGGTACGAAGCTCGGTGGCGATGGAGGCGTTGCCGTAGTCCATGAACAGCACCTCGGTGCCCTCGGAGCCGTCCACGATGACCTGCGCGCGGTACCAGGCGCCGTCCTCGGGGTACTTGGCGGCGCACAGCACGCCCTCCTCCTTCGACGCCAGTTCGGGGAGGTTCTCGGCGTCCTCCATGGCCGCCTCCATCGCCTGCAGCTCCGTCGTGGCCGACTCCAGCTGGACCCAGAACTCGGAGGGCGAGTTTACGTGGCTGGCGAAGCAGGAGGGGAGGTCGCCGCACTCGGTGGGCTGCTCGGAGCGGGCGGCGTGGCCCTGCGCCACGAGCTGGTCGGTGAGGTTGCGGCCGGCCACGAACAGGTCGACGTACGTGGTGACGTCCTTCAGCACGATGAGCGCGTCGACGGGCTGCGCCGTGTCGCCGACGAGCGCCTCGAAGCTCTCGCCGGCCGCCTCCGACCACTGGCCGGTGCCGGTGGGCACGGCGTTGACGCTGGAACGCACGCAGAGCGGCTCTATAGCGCGCAGGCTCTCCGGCATAGTCTTGATGAGGCCGGGCGAATTGTCGAGCACGTCGGTGTTGCCGTAGTCGATGAAGCGCACGGTGGTGATGTCGGAGTCAAGGTCAAGCACCTCGGCGCGGTACCAGAGGTCGTCGGCCGAGTACTTGGCGACGCACAGCGTGCCCATCTCGCGCGCTTGCAGGTCCTCGTATTTGTCGGCGTCGGCCGCGAGCTCGGCCTGGATCTCGTCGATCTTGTCGACCTTGTCGGCCATCTGGAGCCAGAAGTGTCCGGGGCTGTCGATGTGGCTGATGTAGACCTGCGTGCAGCCGGGCGGCAGCGACACGGGTTCGACTGTCTCGGCGGCCGGCGCGGGTTCGGGTACGGGCTCCTCTTCGGAAGTCACCTGCGGGGTGGCTAGCTTTTCGTTGACCAGTTTTATGGACAAGTCCACTCCATCCAGGTGTAGACTGGCGAGCCAGCCGTCGGAGCCGAATGCGAGCGTGACTTGCACCTCCTTGTCCGTAGTCCATTCGGACAGCTTTGTAACCGCGTCATCGGTAAGCGCGACCAATCCTAAGCTCGCGACGAGTGCCTGAGCGCAGGGCTCGTAGAAGGACTTGTCCAGTTTCTTAACCGTGTCCTTCGCGACGGTCTCCGTGTTGCCGTAGTCGGGGAACTGCACGATGACGTCGGCATCGGTGGCGCTGACGATGGTGGCACGGTACCAATTGCCGTCGGACGATTTGACAGCACACGGGGTGTCGGGTTCGAACTCCTCGAGTGGTTCGGGTGTACCTACgaataaaatatgaaatttaATCTCACGATAAACGCAATTAGAAATTAACCTTGGACCGACAAAGACGTCAATCGATGGGAACGGTTatagcccaatatcaaccttctcAAGCACTCCTGCAAGGCCTGCGATAACGCGCCGCGCACGATAGACATGGCGTTCTAAGAGTTAATATGCAAAACGAGTCCTTTTAGTTTAGTAAATCTAAACTTTGCCCGTTGCAGAGTTCATTTAACCTCCTGAGACTAAATGTACAttacttagagaatataaccaaacggagtggccattaacaggcgttcccctgtgtcgaaaataggcggccaatggtcaaccacatgtatggactgacgtttatctgacatgacgtacctatacatttgatgtgcccctcccccgcaaaaaacggcagactattttgtaccgaaaattatagacatggcgtctccgttggttatatcctctaaggtacATTACGATGTACATAATTGTGCAATCTAATTGAACCtttcatgaaccaaataaagtagcatttcttttgtttcattgcttttcaaaacaaacgaaattcgttccaATTTACTTACTAgagaataaggttcaaattaaaaattcgaAAACTTTATATTTTGGGTCTTACGAGGGTAATACTAATATAGCTACAGACTACTTTTCTACTTCTCAGCTACAGATTTCACTTCTCTAAAAATAACCTCAAAAATTCAGGAAGTAAAATTCTTTTTTATGCTCTCACCTTCATCATAGAAGACATAAAGCCTGTCCAAAAGCTGCTGCACCTTCTCGATGTCCGCAGTCTTCTGCAGGTAGATCTCGTTGAGGTTCTGCAGGTGCTGCACGCTGCACAGGCCGAAGTTGTAGTTGAACACGGTGCGCGCGCACACCGTCACCACGTCCTCGAAGGCGCCCTCGTCGGGCTCGAAGATGGCCAGCTTCTTGCCCGTGCTGATGTCGTATAGGGTGGTCATCAGGCTGAAACGGAATAATCGGATTTATTGTCACATATGGTACCATCACAGCTACGAGGAAAGCTGGTAAACGGAAAGACCACAGCTGTGgcctttccgtgaccacagctggtgcaactcggctgaaacgtcggaattaaaggtaaaaacaatttatATCGCTGTacacccgtttgtgtaattatttaattaaattggtGTTACAGTTGTCGAGACACTACGGTTTCCCTCAACGCTGTCCACGTATACGATGAACTTGTTCCCGGTGAGGGTTGTCTTCAGCTCCTCGAGCAGCATCAGGGTGTTGGACTCGGCCGTGTAGTTGTTGAGGCAGCGCTCCAGGGACTGGTAGTAGTGTACGCTCAGTTTAACAGTTACCGGATCCCCTCAACGCTGTCCACGTATACGATGAACTTGTTCCCGGTGAGGGTTGTCTTCAGCTCCTCGAGCGGCATCAGGGTGTTGGACTCGGCCGTATAGTTGTTGAGACAGCACTCCAGGGACTGGTAGTAGTATACGATCAGTTTAACACATACCGGATCCCCTCAACGCTGTCCACGTATACGATGAACTTGTTCCCGGTGAGGGTTGTCTTCAGCTCCTCGAGCGGCATCAGGGTGTTGGACTCGGCCGTGTAGTTGTTGAGACAGCACTCCAGGGACTGGTAGTAGTATACGCTCAGTTCCGTTGGCAGGATCATCAACTGTGGGCAAATAATGATGTTTAGCTATTGCTATTGGAATTTTGTTTCAATGTGTGAAAGTTTTTTAAACTTGGACACTCCCTTGTAAGTGTTTTCACCCCCAAGTTAGTTCTGTCTTTGAGCGCGACTGTGTCGGCGTCAGCGAAAGCATGAgcgataccgctctggaccgatcaaagtggcgtgctcttgtgttggaggccaagactcattttgggtcatcgcgccagccAAGTAAAGAAGAAGTGAGTGTGAATTTAGTATTGAAAGATTCCTATTAAACCTTTTGACCATCACTAACcaacataaaaatacatatatgacaGCGTATACATCAAAATTCATCTTCATTCATAgtgataaaaatataaaatattaaaatggtcAGTCAGTCAAAGAGAATAACAACTCAGTGTACAAACTCAGTAAAGATGTAGtgtcataattattttccatcgtatgttcacggaaacgtacgaacgtgtcttgctatttcagtcagtctcggtacaaaaagtactgaggttgactgaagtagcatgacaaatgtgaacgtttccaagaaaatactctggaaaacaattacgcactacatctgtactgtgAGCCGTTGTTCTTTCATTGCTCCTGAGGTTATATGACTTACGTTAGCCAATGAAGTGGTGACAGTGTTGCCATAGTCGGGCAACACGGCGACGACGTTGTTTGCGTCCGACGTGTCGTTCAAGATGGCGCGGTAGATTTTACCCTCGTGCTTCACTGTGTAGTGGATGCCATTTGTTAGAGTATCCTGTGTTAGGGTAACACTATAAACATGACTTACGTTAGCCAGTGATGTGGTGACAGTATTGCCATAGTCGGGCAACACGGCGACGACGTTGTTTGCATCCGACGTGTCGTTCAAGATGGCGCGGTAGATTTTACCCTCGTGCTTCACTGTGCAATGGATGCCGTCGGTTAATGTGTCTTGTGTAAGCGGCGTCAactggaaaaaaaaatacagtaaataaatgtcatatcaTATTCATTCAAAAACCAAGCACGTTATGAATGaaagaatgaaaatatttattttcaggcagctactggcccatagataaataccatAAAACTATCGAAGAACTACCGATGGTTTTTATCGATGTTATCGTTCGAAGGAAGGTACACGTCGAATGGAAAGTGAAGTGAGTTACCAAGAGCGTACCATCACGACAGCGTATCTTCACGGTGTTTTAATACGTTTTTCTTATTTATCAAAAACGGTTTCAGAGATCATGTAGATCTGATACATGGCATAACTAAATCATTCccgtagttttataaataagggggttatTTCGGGAAAAAAAATTGCTCTACGTACCAAGTTGGCGTCGAAGTTGGCGATGGCGTTCTCGACCAGCTCCGCCTTCTCCAAGTCGAGCTGAACATAGAACTTCTCATACGACTCGAAGTGCGTCACGCGGCAGGGGATCTGCTGGCCCACTATGATGGTCAGGTCTATTGCCTCGTCTGAAAAAAAAGTGAGATGTTATGTTAAGTAACTTCCGTCATTGATTTGGTAGATTTCGTATCTAAGGGAGGCTGCACTAATCATAATGTAGTAATATTATTCTTATGTGGGGTCACCAACATAAATAGTAGAGACCCTAGTagaaataatttgttttaagGAATTAAATTCAAATACCCACCACACGGTATTGATTTGGCTGCTGCTGTCAGGTGATTAAATAATAGTTAGTGCAAGAACTtaatttaagtacttaaaataaatgaatcgGCTGATTAAGTACTGCAATAAATTTACCTTTAAGTGTAACGGAAGATTGCTGCTCCGACAGCACAGCCAACTGTTTCTCCACCAACATATCCGTAACACTCGCACCGTTATTCCACAACGAGACCTGATACTGTCCTTCCACACACTCCTGGAACACACACTGATACCGCGGCGCGTTGAAACACAAGTCTATCTCGGGATTGGCCTTCCATTCGCCTTCTACAGGCGCTACACCGATCAGCGAGCAATGTATCGCCATTTTAGGCAGCTCTAAAAGTTGTCTATCCAGCTGCCATATGTCCTTAGCGTCCACTAGTTGTTTATTCCCGAAATCGATGTACTGGACTATGAATTTGGAGAACGGTTGGGCGGAGACGACCGTGGCTCGGTACAAGACTCCATCGGCGGGGTATCTGGCTAGTACTGAAGCGCCGACAGGGACCATTCCTGAGTAAGATCTGACGCCTTTGTAAAGCTCTGGGATTTTGTGCATCATCTCTAGGAACTTCGGTTGGAGGGACATTAGTTGTGTGTAGAAGCTCTTTGGGGATATGATCCAGGTGACGGATACTTCGTGTTGCGCTTCGGATTCGATGGTCGGTTCGTCGAAGCGGGATTCCAATGGGACAGGGTCGGGGAGTTCCTTGTACTGTACTTGTGTGAATTTGGAGCGGGGTTTGTTTCCGGCGCGGCCGAAGCTTCTATCTGACCGCTTGTCAGAGTCAGAGCCGAAGGAGCGGTCAGCGCGATCAGCGCGGTCGCGGGGTGTGAAATTACTCCTGGTTCTATCTCTGTCGCCGCGATTGTTCTCGCCTCTGTCTCCGCGGTTATTCTCGCCTCTGTCTCGGAACTCCCGCTTCTGGTTCCAGTCTTTCTTCTCGCCCCAGTCTCGCCGCTCGCTCCGGTTCTGTCCGAAGCGGTCGTTGCGACTCTGCGTGCCGCTGCCCCAGTCGTCTTTCTTCTCTTCCCATTCGTCTTGCTTGTTGAATTTATTGTCACTGCAATGCAagagttttatattaatttcgttattagttggtacagtcagcagataAGTAGCTAAGAAGGAAACAATGCTGAAAATTATTTGCAAACTAAACAACATCTTTGTATTAAATATATCTTTAAGTACATAGTTATCTAAtactgctgactgtataaaAAAAGGTTACTACTGTTACATTTAGCGTTGTCTGTTATGCTGTTGATTGGTTAATTTTGTTACAAAGATAaagacttacccccttattcataaacgtttactaaagttgacaagccgataataatcgtttgtccctttccgacgtatcggtgtgatggaaagggacaaacgattattatcgacttgttaactttagtaaacgtttatgaataagggggttacccCCTTaaatattcataaacgtttactaaagttgacaagccgataataatcgtttgtccctttccgacttATTGGTAtgaaggacaaacgattattttcGGCTTATCAATtatagtaaacgtttatgaataagggggttatccTTGTTATTATACTGAGTTTAGGTTATATAGAACGAGGGATAAATGCTCTATCCCCATTTAGTATGCCAAAACCAGCTAGGTACATAATGTGTAAAATTAGCTGACATAAAGGGTACTTCACTCTGCTCAAAACAGATTAACAGACCAACTATTATGTAGCTTTTTTACGTGCTTTAATGCTTTGAATGAGAAGTATTCAACGATTTATTAACAAGcactttattatttaatttagtcagcATCCAGTCGGCCATTAatttctaacccccttattcataaacgtttactaaagttgacaagccgataataatcgtttgtccctttccatcataccgatacgtcggaaagggacaaacgattattatctgcttgtcaactttagtaaacgtttatgaataagagggtaAGTCTATGAGAGAACGAAGAGCGAGACAACGCGGTGCGATAGAGACCGCATATTAGGTTGCGTTCACTATGGGAGCGTTCGCGCGCGTTAATAAGCGAAGTGAAGTATCCTTAAATTACAGTGCTTAAAGATGAAGACGGTGATATTAAACTGGAAATTATTGTGATGAATTATTGTGCAACAACTACAACCACAACCAAGCTGCAACAAAAACAACCGAAAACGAAGGGATTAACGAAACTCAGGCCGAGTGCTGGAATGGTGAACTGAAAAGTGCGTGGAGACAACGTGAAGAGACAAGTTTATATAGACtgttagggtctccccaaatatatcgacgcgcattcggcaaaagccgatgggaaaaagctttatgtccgcgcaataagagcgaaaaagtcgtcgttcggctcggcacgcatcggccggcacctgccaacgcgtcgacggctttttcgctcttattgcgcggacataaagctttttcctatcggcttttgccgaatgcgcgtcgatatatttggggagacccttaatgCCATAAAACGTGTGTCGTTAGAATCTTTCAATTAAATAAAAGTGTAACTCCGCTATGTACTTAAACACTTTTTAGGTTTCGAATACACTAACATTATTAGCGCCACTTGAGCTAttcccactaatccggggttaacccgttaacccattgtcaaattgtactggtaaccatggtaactccaggtttaaccggttaaccccggtttagagggatggtgcaagtgacgcttagTGTGTTGTCAAAGTAGACCAAAGATGTGACATTATCAGAAATGGATCCCAGAGTGCTCACTAGGTGCCGTTACGGTATTTTTTCTATGCCtgaggcacttgtcccaccaagagcgagtaagcgattaactatcggcgattttctcgctcgagaaacgaacaaaagattaggatcctgtgttagtaaaagagacatatattaatagttcatcgctggctgttcacactgccggcgaaaACAcacgctctactagtttgtcgccgcgataagataaaactagctcagcggtactcgctcggcgatgcgacgtctgcgtgttcggctacgctgcaccgcccgagcgagtgacgcgagtaatagcccgtcgcactcgaacactcgcctatagccgagcgacaaaactattggagctaacactcacttctcgtttctagtttatcgttctactcgcttatcgctc from Cydia fagiglandana chromosome 11, ilCydFagi1.1, whole genome shotgun sequence encodes the following:
- the LOC134668807 gene encoding maternal protein tudor-like, translated to MALPAESQRSFRLYVTHVDGEGPFLKISGQLDQQSSLMVESLFESARGNLEKGIGAVSVAAIHEGVICAAKYKDGTYYRAKIIDITNLSTGLLGVHFIDYGNKDRISLSAIRFLDKYDPMFLQLPGQATDYYLSRIMHPSGRWDEPLLLKLQSLLCYAEYPAVVEGQTCTLPIISIQYKGNDFSTHLVSNRFGIAVPVAKQEVMMLQPMGTDRQPGPNWAPNFIADSTPYAEHVPFLMNQNFPSNPASAMRLQQNASVPFNGAIVPPPSAISQRLLVNKASRGPVNLKGPIRQPQVALNSPPVEISTPPPAAALNKSLSPKKSATYKSRLLEVNSQHKVFVSFAEEGPELFAVQLVTDAKKLQDMMDDINRIPHRSLTEPPMIGTVCLGRMSGDRIICRAIVMNLSGSQCKLFFVDFGDTEMVSYYDIFDIPEEFVKPNVFAMRFCLSGVKKLQKGPYLNEAFKQLVNGKVMTLRVVKPEGPPLIQYGELYLDNKNVLDLLLANVKDKLQFKWMEMLALGSRASVLVSYVDSCIKFYVQLSDKIDDLTAVMEAVKVHCEGTSSPGELPVGTACCARFPDDDKWYRAKVLGSNNKKILVAYVDYGNEQEVNVSDLRTITADLLKLPAQAMKCALKGFENKPVESKTSNQLEMLALEKTLTANVVGVLSSDTMLVSLVDDTCSPPLDVARKMNQLSQPRSNVETKPTTPVSKAAPEQFSSPESDHGKGFKREKSFREDRRPRDDDDFGQRGGSFRNRDREPFDRSGPGRHSDKFGGRPDKGERRGKPWESGAPPAPAGAEWEEPAAPAAPAPRPHARDRDNRDNRDRDSRRKPRADNEKGPKPGWKHKDGAGVGKRLRQAAEAASADAQKAGPKGSIQDRLKRDNKFNKQDEWEEKKDDWGSGTQSRNDRFGQNRSERRDWGEKKDWNQKREFRDRGENNRGDRGENNRGDRDRTRSNFTPRDRADRADRSFGSDSDKRSDRSFGRAGNKPRSKFTQVQYKELPDPVPLESRFDEPTIESEAQHEVSVTWIISPKSFYTQLMSLQPKFLEMMHKIPELYKGVRSYSGMVPVGASVLARYPADGVLYRATVVSAQPFSKFIVQYIDFGNKQLVDAKDIWQLDRQLLELPKMAIHCSLIGVAPVEGEWKANPEIDLCFNAPRYQCVFQECVEGQYQVSLWNNGASVTDMLVEKQLAVLSEQQSSVTLKDEAIDLTIIVGQQIPCRVTHFESYEKFYVQLDLEKAELVENAIANFDANLLTPLTQDTLTDGIHCTVKHEGKIYRAILNDTSDANNVVAVLPDYGNTVTTSLANLMILPTELSVYYYQSLECCLNNYTAESNTLMPLEELKTTLTGNKFIVYVDSVEGIRLMTTLYDISTGKKLAIFEPDEGAFEDVVTVCARTVFNYNFGLCSVQHLQNLNEIYLQKTADIEKVQQLLDRLYVFYDEGTPEPLEEFEPDTPCAVKSSDGNWYRATIVSATDADVIVQFPDYGNTETVAKDTVKKLDKSFYEPCAQALVASLGLVALTDDAVTKLSEWTTDKEVQVTLAFGSDGWLASLHLDGVDLSIKLVNEKLATPQVTSEEEPVPEPAPAAETVEPVSLPPGCTQVYISHIDSPGHFWLQMADKVDKIDEIQAELAADADKYEDLQAREMGTLCVAKYSADDLWYRAEVLDLDSDITTVRFIDYGNTDVLDNSPGLIKTMPESLRAIEPLCVRSSVNAVPTGTGQWSEAAGESFEALVGDTAQPVDALIVLKDVTTYVDLFVAGRNLTDQLVAQGHAARSEQPTECGDLPSCFASHVNSPSEFWVQLESATTELQAMEAAMEDAENLPELASKEEGVLCAAKYPEDGAWYRAQVIVDGSEGTEVLFMDYGNASIATELRTLPDELKLKPALSRKCALQKPRDIKFWSRKSEVKFNELAAEGRTIFNVQFIASGDISIVELYLEGKSVTEELVGLCEEQPPAERPKPVGQDLRSEGKLCYVHALDEFYVHLDDKTADLDKVTERMVDVDEFESAPELKVGSICAAYWAEDEQWYRGKILEFCDASYHVQFLDYGNKAKCQEFRRLPEDVATIEPLAKCCRLAVPDGAADDDAARNKLDELMANDATFHIEFLDSTSEPALVKLILNGEDVSTILFASRPSEREPEKAETVPETVTPESAHVPEEETALAETDDQPKETVETGSENVTSLEIEQEDKESTQSVTETVETGSENVPSETEKEDKVPSQSVIEPSEVEEAVKTLEEEDLPESVVKPSEVEKPVETLEEVDSPKTGEKEVAESVLVGNNEQQTEVYTEKETEDEDKFEDANELDSSHPDLDESLESNHTVIENKSFEANPDSLNDSGDHKAEQLESPKQDTSSSTLESSNGTIKTPERDNSKDSINTDTGYTSSDGTKDGSPMKESSNESTKLESDVGETISEVKTKKLVSDVEVGKTIELENESKENNETSVKSNDVSKVEEIKTIDID